Proteins encoded in a region of the Benincasa hispida cultivar B227 chromosome 2, ASM972705v1, whole genome shotgun sequence genome:
- the LOC120070720 gene encoding exonuclease DPD1, chloroplastic/mitochondrial isoform X1, translating into MILAPMCFSILRFPKFGVPTLANLWRENFHPLNRNCYHSSWHDQLGFRIYNLEGGQNKRWIRKSMTTKAGRKAKANPSSKPTNIRNEILEESISTSCTVSINKSEKSETQKLQYCDIQQLIIKNKELARPVTVITFDIETTGFSRNLDRIVEIALQDLSGGENSTFQTLINPECYIPNSVVHGITNHMVSRPDVPRMKELIPILLQFVESRQKQKPDGYVLLVAHNARTFDVPFLLKEFSRCSFDIPPNWRFFDSIPLARQLMKSSDSKITKISLQALREYYDIQLVGSAHRAMSDVRSLSLILQRLTFELKLGISDLIERSFTASDLINKKKN; encoded by the exons ATGATACTAGCTCCAATGTGCTTTTCGATCTTGCGATTTCCGAAATTTGGAGTTCCTACTTTAGCTAATCTTTGGAGGGAAAACTTCCATCCTTTGAACAGGAATTGTTATCATAGTTCTTGGCATGATCAACTTGGTTTTAGGATCTATAACCTTGAAGGAGGGCAGAACAAGAGATGGATCAGAAAATCTATGACCACCAAGGCAGGGAGGAAAGCAAAAGCCAACCCTAGCAGTAAACCAACCAATATCAGGAATGAAATCCTTGAGGAATCGATCTCAACAAGCTGTACAGTTAGCATTAATAAGTCTGAGAAAAGTGAAACTCAGAAGCTTCAATATTGTGATATTCAACAATTAATTATTAAGAACAAGGAATTAGCTCGCCCGGTGACGGTTATAACCTTCGACATTGAAACAACAGGTTTTAGTAGAAACCTCGATAGAATAGTGGAGATTGCACTTCAAGATCTTTCAGGAGGAGAAAATAGCACCTTCCAAACATTAATAAATCCAGAGTGCTATATTCCAAATTCAGTTGTACATGGCATTACAAACCATATGGTCAGTAGACCCGATGTTCCAAG GATGAAGGAACTTATTCCAATTTTATTACAATTTGTCGAAAGCCGTCAGAAACAGAAACCTGATGGTTATGTATTGTTGGTAGCTCATAATGCTCGTACCTTCGACGTGCCCTTCTTACTCAAGGAATTCAGCCGTTGCTCCTTTGATATTCCTCCAAATTGGCGATTTTTCGATAGTATTCCCTTAGCCCGTCAATTGATGAAGTCCTCCG ATTCGAAGATTACGAAAATATCGTTACAAGCTCTTCGTGAGTATTATGATATACAACTGGTGGGTTCAGCTCACCGAGCAATGTCAGATGTGAGGTCGTTGTCGTTGATTCTTCAGAGGCTTACTTTCGAGCTCAAGCTAGGTATCTCAGATCTCATTGAAAGATCTTTCACTGCTTCAGATCTaattaataagaagaaaaactaG
- the LOC120070720 gene encoding exonuclease DPD1, chloroplastic/mitochondrial isoform X2 — MQHNPPSDFLSGEFFLSLALNCYHSSWHDQLGFRIYNLEGGQNKRWIRKSMTTKAGRKAKANPSSKPTNIRNEILEESISTSCTVSINKSEKSETQKLQYCDIQQLIIKNKELARPVTVITFDIETTGFSRNLDRIVEIALQDLSGGENSTFQTLINPECYIPNSVVHGITNHMVSRPDVPRMKELIPILLQFVESRQKQKPDGYVLLVAHNARTFDVPFLLKEFSRCSFDIPPNWRFFDSIPLARQLMKSSDSKITKISLQALREYYDIQLVGSAHRAMSDVRSLSLILQRLTFELKLGISDLIERSFTASDLINKKKN, encoded by the exons ATGCAGCATAATCCTCCCTCAGATTTCCTTTCAGGCGAGTTCTTTCTCTCGCTTGCTCT GAATTGTTATCATAGTTCTTGGCATGATCAACTTGGTTTTAGGATCTATAACCTTGAAGGAGGGCAGAACAAGAGATGGATCAGAAAATCTATGACCACCAAGGCAGGGAGGAAAGCAAAAGCCAACCCTAGCAGTAAACCAACCAATATCAGGAATGAAATCCTTGAGGAATCGATCTCAACAAGCTGTACAGTTAGCATTAATAAGTCTGAGAAAAGTGAAACTCAGAAGCTTCAATATTGTGATATTCAACAATTAATTATTAAGAACAAGGAATTAGCTCGCCCGGTGACGGTTATAACCTTCGACATTGAAACAACAGGTTTTAGTAGAAACCTCGATAGAATAGTGGAGATTGCACTTCAAGATCTTTCAGGAGGAGAAAATAGCACCTTCCAAACATTAATAAATCCAGAGTGCTATATTCCAAATTCAGTTGTACATGGCATTACAAACCATATGGTCAGTAGACCCGATGTTCCAAG GATGAAGGAACTTATTCCAATTTTATTACAATTTGTCGAAAGCCGTCAGAAACAGAAACCTGATGGTTATGTATTGTTGGTAGCTCATAATGCTCGTACCTTCGACGTGCCCTTCTTACTCAAGGAATTCAGCCGTTGCTCCTTTGATATTCCTCCAAATTGGCGATTTTTCGATAGTATTCCCTTAGCCCGTCAATTGATGAAGTCCTCCG ATTCGAAGATTACGAAAATATCGTTACAAGCTCTTCGTGAGTATTATGATATACAACTGGTGGGTTCAGCTCACCGAGCAATGTCAGATGTGAGGTCGTTGTCGTTGATTCTTCAGAGGCTTACTTTCGAGCTCAAGCTAGGTATCTCAGATCTCATTGAAAGATCTTTCACTGCTTCAGATCTaattaataagaagaaaaactaG
- the LOC120072220 gene encoding protein DEHYDRATION-INDUCED 19 homolog 3-like isoform X2, whose product MDADSWTARLSSASKRYQSALLSRSGLGMFMGFEELEGDDDIREEFPCPFCSEYFDIVGLCCHIDEEHPIEARNGVESISSYTHSPQVCPVCEMRVGVDMVAHISLQHGNIFKMQRKRKSRKGGSHSTLSLLRKELQEGNLQSLFGGSSCLFTSSNAAPDPLLSSFILPLADDYGSVQPHMSAETSSVKSNSQDKSLERSIPSPLSVQDKEEKTKRCAFVQGLLMSTILDDNL is encoded by the exons ATGGATGCTGATTCGTGGACTGCTCGCCTTTCTTCTGCTTCTAAGCGCTACCAATCTGCTCTTCTATCACGATCTGGTTTAG GTATGTTCATGGGGTTTGAAGAACTTGAAGGGGATGATGATATAAGGGAGGAGTTCCCATGCCCATTTTGTTCAGAATATTTTGATATAGTCGGATTGTGCTGTCACATTGATGAAGAGCATCCTATCGAGGCTAGGAATGGG GTTGAATCAATTTCAAGCTATACTCATTCACCCCAG GTGTGTCCAGTCTGTGAAATGAGGGTGGGAGTTGACATGGTTGCGCATATATCCCTGCAGCAtggaaatattttcaag ATGCAGCGTAAGAGAAAATCTCGTAAAGGTGGTTCACACTCAACACTCTCCTTGTTGAGGAAAGAGCTTCAAGAAGGAAATTTGCAATCTCTTTTTGGGGGCTCTTCATGTTTATTTACCTCCTCCAATGCAGCGCCTGACCCGTTGCTGTCATCGTTTATTCTACCATTGGCTGATGACTATGGCAGTGTTCAACCTCACATGTCGGCTGAAACAAGCTCGGTGAAGAGTAACTCTCAAGACAAATCATTAGAACG GAGCATCCCATCGCCCCTGTCCGTGCAGGATAAAGAAGAGAAAACGAAACGCTGCGCGTTTGTTCAAGGGCTGTTAATGTCCACCATCCTTGATGATAATTTATGA
- the LOC120070720 gene encoding exonuclease DPD1, chloroplastic/mitochondrial isoform X3, with the protein MTTKAGRKAKANPSSKPTNIRNEILEESISTSCTVSINKSEKSETQKLQYCDIQQLIIKNKELARPVTVITFDIETTGFSRNLDRIVEIALQDLSGGENSTFQTLINPECYIPNSVVHGITNHMVSRPDVPRMKELIPILLQFVESRQKQKPDGYVLLVAHNARTFDVPFLLKEFSRCSFDIPPNWRFFDSIPLARQLMKSSDSKITKISLQALREYYDIQLVGSAHRAMSDVRSLSLILQRLTFELKLGISDLIERSFTASDLINKKKN; encoded by the exons ATGACCACCAAGGCAGGGAGGAAAGCAAAAGCCAACCCTAGCAGTAAACCAACCAATATCAGGAATGAAATCCTTGAGGAATCGATCTCAACAAGCTGTACAGTTAGCATTAATAAGTCTGAGAAAAGTGAAACTCAGAAGCTTCAATATTGTGATATTCAACAATTAATTATTAAGAACAAGGAATTAGCTCGCCCGGTGACGGTTATAACCTTCGACATTGAAACAACAGGTTTTAGTAGAAACCTCGATAGAATAGTGGAGATTGCACTTCAAGATCTTTCAGGAGGAGAAAATAGCACCTTCCAAACATTAATAAATCCAGAGTGCTATATTCCAAATTCAGTTGTACATGGCATTACAAACCATATGGTCAGTAGACCCGATGTTCCAAG GATGAAGGAACTTATTCCAATTTTATTACAATTTGTCGAAAGCCGTCAGAAACAGAAACCTGATGGTTATGTATTGTTGGTAGCTCATAATGCTCGTACCTTCGACGTGCCCTTCTTACTCAAGGAATTCAGCCGTTGCTCCTTTGATATTCCTCCAAATTGGCGATTTTTCGATAGTATTCCCTTAGCCCGTCAATTGATGAAGTCCTCCG ATTCGAAGATTACGAAAATATCGTTACAAGCTCTTCGTGAGTATTATGATATACAACTGGTGGGTTCAGCTCACCGAGCAATGTCAGATGTGAGGTCGTTGTCGTTGATTCTTCAGAGGCTTACTTTCGAGCTCAAGCTAGGTATCTCAGATCTCATTGAAAGATCTTTCACTGCTTCAGATCTaattaataagaagaaaaactaG
- the LOC120072220 gene encoding protein DEHYDRATION-INDUCED 19 homolog 3-like isoform X4, with protein MDADSWTARLSSASKRYQSALLSRSGLGMFMGFEELEGDDDIREEFPCPFCSEYFDIVGLCCHIDEEHPIEARNGVCPVCEMRVGVDMVAHISLQHGNIFKMQRKRKSRKGGSHSTLSLLRKELQEGNLQSLFGGSSCLFTSSNAAPDPLLSSFILPLADDYGSVQPHMSAETSSVKSNSQDKSLERSIPSPLSVQDKEEKTKRCAFVQGLLMSTILDDNL; from the exons ATGGATGCTGATTCGTGGACTGCTCGCCTTTCTTCTGCTTCTAAGCGCTACCAATCTGCTCTTCTATCACGATCTGGTTTAG GTATGTTCATGGGGTTTGAAGAACTTGAAGGGGATGATGATATAAGGGAGGAGTTCCCATGCCCATTTTGTTCAGAATATTTTGATATAGTCGGATTGTGCTGTCACATTGATGAAGAGCATCCTATCGAGGCTAGGAATGGG GTGTGTCCAGTCTGTGAAATGAGGGTGGGAGTTGACATGGTTGCGCATATATCCCTGCAGCAtggaaatattttcaag ATGCAGCGTAAGAGAAAATCTCGTAAAGGTGGTTCACACTCAACACTCTCCTTGTTGAGGAAAGAGCTTCAAGAAGGAAATTTGCAATCTCTTTTTGGGGGCTCTTCATGTTTATTTACCTCCTCCAATGCAGCGCCTGACCCGTTGCTGTCATCGTTTATTCTACCATTGGCTGATGACTATGGCAGTGTTCAACCTCACATGTCGGCTGAAACAAGCTCGGTGAAGAGTAACTCTCAAGACAAATCATTAGAACG GAGCATCCCATCGCCCCTGTCCGTGCAGGATAAAGAAGAGAAAACGAAACGCTGCGCGTTTGTTCAAGGGCTGTTAATGTCCACCATCCTTGATGATAATTTATGA
- the LOC120072220 gene encoding protein DEHYDRATION-INDUCED 19 homolog 3-like isoform X1, with translation MDADSWTARLSSASKRYQSALLSRSGLAHHSGMFMGFEELEGDDDIREEFPCPFCSEYFDIVGLCCHIDEEHPIEARNGVESISSYTHSPQVCPVCEMRVGVDMVAHISLQHGNIFKMQRKRKSRKGGSHSTLSLLRKELQEGNLQSLFGGSSCLFTSSNAAPDPLLSSFILPLADDYGSVQPHMSAETSSVKSNSQDKSLERSIPSPLSVQDKEEKTKRCAFVQGLLMSTILDDNL, from the exons ATGGATGCTGATTCGTGGACTGCTCGCCTTTCTTCTGCTTCTAAGCGCTACCAATCTGCTCTTCTATCACGATCTGGTTTAG CTCATCATTCAGGTATGTTCATGGGGTTTGAAGAACTTGAAGGGGATGATGATATAAGGGAGGAGTTCCCATGCCCATTTTGTTCAGAATATTTTGATATAGTCGGATTGTGCTGTCACATTGATGAAGAGCATCCTATCGAGGCTAGGAATGGG GTTGAATCAATTTCAAGCTATACTCATTCACCCCAG GTGTGTCCAGTCTGTGAAATGAGGGTGGGAGTTGACATGGTTGCGCATATATCCCTGCAGCAtggaaatattttcaag ATGCAGCGTAAGAGAAAATCTCGTAAAGGTGGTTCACACTCAACACTCTCCTTGTTGAGGAAAGAGCTTCAAGAAGGAAATTTGCAATCTCTTTTTGGGGGCTCTTCATGTTTATTTACCTCCTCCAATGCAGCGCCTGACCCGTTGCTGTCATCGTTTATTCTACCATTGGCTGATGACTATGGCAGTGTTCAACCTCACATGTCGGCTGAAACAAGCTCGGTGAAGAGTAACTCTCAAGACAAATCATTAGAACG GAGCATCCCATCGCCCCTGTCCGTGCAGGATAAAGAAGAGAAAACGAAACGCTGCGCGTTTGTTCAAGGGCTGTTAATGTCCACCATCCTTGATGATAATTTATGA
- the LOC120072220 gene encoding protein DEHYDRATION-INDUCED 19 homolog 3-like isoform X3 encodes MDADSWTARLSSASKRYQSALLSRSGLAHHSGMFMGFEELEGDDDIREEFPCPFCSEYFDIVGLCCHIDEEHPIEARNGVCPVCEMRVGVDMVAHISLQHGNIFKMQRKRKSRKGGSHSTLSLLRKELQEGNLQSLFGGSSCLFTSSNAAPDPLLSSFILPLADDYGSVQPHMSAETSSVKSNSQDKSLERSIPSPLSVQDKEEKTKRCAFVQGLLMSTILDDNL; translated from the exons ATGGATGCTGATTCGTGGACTGCTCGCCTTTCTTCTGCTTCTAAGCGCTACCAATCTGCTCTTCTATCACGATCTGGTTTAG CTCATCATTCAGGTATGTTCATGGGGTTTGAAGAACTTGAAGGGGATGATGATATAAGGGAGGAGTTCCCATGCCCATTTTGTTCAGAATATTTTGATATAGTCGGATTGTGCTGTCACATTGATGAAGAGCATCCTATCGAGGCTAGGAATGGG GTGTGTCCAGTCTGTGAAATGAGGGTGGGAGTTGACATGGTTGCGCATATATCCCTGCAGCAtggaaatattttcaag ATGCAGCGTAAGAGAAAATCTCGTAAAGGTGGTTCACACTCAACACTCTCCTTGTTGAGGAAAGAGCTTCAAGAAGGAAATTTGCAATCTCTTTTTGGGGGCTCTTCATGTTTATTTACCTCCTCCAATGCAGCGCCTGACCCGTTGCTGTCATCGTTTATTCTACCATTGGCTGATGACTATGGCAGTGTTCAACCTCACATGTCGGCTGAAACAAGCTCGGTGAAGAGTAACTCTCAAGACAAATCATTAGAACG GAGCATCCCATCGCCCCTGTCCGTGCAGGATAAAGAAGAGAAAACGAAACGCTGCGCGTTTGTTCAAGGGCTGTTAATGTCCACCATCCTTGATGATAATTTATGA